The proteins below come from a single Leptidea sinapis chromosome Z, ilLepSina1.1, whole genome shotgun sequence genomic window:
- the LOC126978496 gene encoding uncharacterized protein LOC126978496 isoform X1, translated as MINLTIRTLDSSDHPFSVEDDITVEQLKMLVEEKVGLRYDTLRFIYCGRVLHDENLLADYNVDDKVIHMVTTLPPDERNRNPDAPGGVPSTSSSQSSPNSPGPSSENSSNTLYPERLLQQSPTAARLKTLRKLIKTMRTIFGCLQPHFPTVAHVNDSSSDEFDNIEDDGFLQGLGTDDDDNNPEDPNEVQDGNVETVRQRPEEFARLVGFLHEIETAFIPMRKFYLRWIRSDDSQLTEANIEPRQRIIDLIRTVYHHMAHAFHIVSDINLLSTPTQTRLTSTLQVSAMQEFSREMEQEDDFEQHMAGDPYTFEFEVDSAEMPIGFHHMEQSLLITQVPLNNDIPNIPQPEEMDIIVNIGEIPLPLGADNPPPNSGPILNNEVNQGRGFPIVSTRTRHPWDLRHVLTRNVDNMVRELPGGAQPNFNFIRNILHNINPHNINPHNIIEDELSAMGPYGNHPVPDFDRFLPCNSIFADFESISYYHPVPPRFFSDLTKRDMQIIIRILYVRFERNLPGDDQIMMALLLLWHDAVVVHTRRELTDNQLMSLRRRIQRHFLNALSTVPFATQRTIRPILDQLFNRLRGFFDRVERMGVLLPNVNLVASFLAVLNAFFQPVVRSLLRHEMRRAEDCVAMTRLLYEIGLLLINLCYRGLEDFIKICKAFVIEILSDTSETFCDLAFSIFHNIRHAVARSLLNDTHLPSNYVRYHLYAPPDSSPYNSERDDGGEMYATMRRPRRRRQRRFTHLPRVPGMDEDEDDSPPVERQVFSQESNLVGMESITSSDEMLVPTPAPENVREVATEVLEGPMDNDLSDFYLDGTAQSEPNSESSDDTENSDEGSDTGSVEFFRRIADLDRC; from the exons ATCACCGTTGAACAACTCAAAATGTTAGTTGAGGAAAAGGTGGGGCTTAGGTATGATACACTACGATTCATATACTGTGGAAGAGTTCTTCATGATGAAAACCTGTTAGCTGACTATA ATGTTGACGACAAAGTAATTCACATGGTTACAACATTGCCTCCTGATGAGCGAAACAGAAACCCAGATGCTCCTGGGGGGGTACCTTCGACATCATCATCACAGTCTAGTCCGAATAGTCCAGGACCAAGTTCG gaGAATTCTTCAAATACATTGTATCCTGAAAGGTTGTTACAGCAATCACCAACAGCTGCACGCCTTAAAACACTCCGCAAACTCATCAAAACTATGCGGACTATTTTTGGATGTTTACAACCACATTTTCCAACA gTGGCACATGTTAATGACAGTTCATCAGATGAATTTGATAATATTGAAGATGATGGATTCCTTCAGGGCCTTGGAACTGACGATGATGACAACAACCCAGAAGATCCAAATGAG GTACAAGATGGTAACGTCGAAACTGTGAGGCAAAG GCCAGAGGAATTTGCCCGATTGGTCGGATTCCTACACGAAATAGAGACAGCCTTTATTCCTATGAGGAAATTCTATCTCCGTTGGATACGGTCAGATGACAGCCAG ttGACAGAAGCAAACATAGAACCGCGGCAACGTATTATCGATCTCATCCGCACTGTGTATCATCACATGGCGCATGCATTTCACATCGTTAGTGACATAAACCTACTATCAACCCCAACACAGACAAGACTTACGTCTACGCTGCAAGTCAGTGCTATGCAG gaATTTTCCCGAGAAATGGAACAAGAAGATGACTTTGAACAGCATATGGCGGGTGACCCATATACCTTTGAATTTGAGGTGGATTCAGCAGAAATGCCCATTGGATTTCATCACATGGAACAGAGCCTGCTCATCACTCAGGTCCCACTTAACAATG ATATCCCTAACATACCTCAACCTGAAGAAATGGATATAATAGTGAATATTGGAGAAATTCCACTACCACTGGGTGCAGACAATCCTCCTCCTAACTCGGGCCCCATCCTTAATAACGAAGTTAATCAAGGCCGCG gGTTTCCAATTGTATCGACACGCACTCGTCACCCCTGGGATCTCCGACATGTCTTGACAAGGAATGTAGATAATA TGGTCAGAGAATTACCTGGCGGAGCTCAAcccaattttaatttcatacgGAACATCTTACATAACATCAATCCACATAACATCAATCCACATAACATTATAGAAG ATGAATTGAGTGCAATGGGCCCCTATGGAAACCATCCTGTTCCTGATTTTGACAGATTCTTGCCATGCAACAGCATTTTTGCTGATTTTGAGAGCATTTCAta CTATCACCCAGTGCCTCCACGCTTCTTCTCCGATCTCACGAAGAGAGATATGCAG ATTATCATTCGAATTTTGTACGTTCGTTTCGAAAGAAACTTACCTGGTGATGATCAAATAATGATGGCTCTGCTTCTACTATGG CATGATGCGGTGGTGGTACACACGCGTCGGGAGCTAACCGACAATCAGTTGATGTCACTGCGGCGCCGTATTCAGCGTCACTTTTTGAACGCTTTATCCACAGTTCCATTTGCTACCCAACGAACTATTCGTCCAATACTTGATCAACTCTTTAACAGACTCAGAGGCTTCTTCGACCGCGTA GAACGTATGGGTGTCTTGCTTCCAAATGTTAATCTAGTTGCCTCGTTCCTCGCGGTACTGAACGCGTTCTTCCAGCCGGTTGTTCGTTCTTTGTTAAGGCACGAAATGCGGCGTGCAGAAGATTGCGTCGCAATGACCCGACTGCTGTACGAGATTGGCCTTCTACTAATCAATTTATGTTATCGAGGTTTGGAAGACTTCATCAAAATATGTAAAGCGTTTGTG ATCGAGATTTTATCAGATACTAGTGAGACATTTTGTGATCTCGCATTCTccatatttcataatattaggCATGCCGTGGCCAGGAGTTTGCTTAACGATACCCATTtgccatcgaactatgtgcggTATCATCTGTATGCG cccCCAGACTCTTCGCCATACAATTCCGAGCGCGATGATGGAGGTGAAATGTATGCTACAATGCGAAGGCCACGACGCCGCCGACAaag AAGATTTACACATCTGCCAAGGGTACCTGGAATGGATGAAGATGAAGATGATTCGCCCCCAGTGGAAAG GCAAGTCTTCTCGCAGGAGTCAAATCTTGTGGGTATGGAATCAATTACGTCATCAGATGAAATGCTC GTCCCAACGCCGGCGCCGGAGAATGTCCGTGAAGTTGCAACTGAGGTTTTAGAGGGGCCAATGGACAATGATTTGagtgatttttatttagatGGTACTGCACAGTCTGAACCAAACTCAGAATCGTCCGATGATACTG AAAACTCGGACGAAGGAAGTGATACAGGGTCTGTTGAGTTTTTTCGACGAATTGCAGACCTAGACAGATGCTAG
- the LOC126978496 gene encoding uncharacterized protein LOC126978496 isoform X2, whose translation MINLTIRTLDSSDHPFSVEDDITVEQLKMLVEEKVGLRYDTLRFIYCGRVLHDENLLADYNVDDKVIHMVTTLPPDERNRNPDAPGGVPSTSSSQSSPNSPGPSSENSSNTLYPERLLQQSPTAARLKTLRKLIKTMRTIFGCLQPHFPTVAHVNDSSSDEFDNIEDDGFLQGLGTDDDDNNPEDPNEVQDGNVETVRQRPEEFARLVGFLHEIETAFIPMRKFYLRWIRSDDSQLTEANIEPRQRIIDLIRTVYHHMAHAFHIVSDINLLSTPTQTRLTSTLQVSAMQEFSREMEQEDDFEQHMAGDPYTFEFEVDSAEMPIGFHHMEQSLLITQVPLNNDIPNIPQPEEMDIIVNIGEIPLPLGADNPPPNSGPILNNEVNQGRVLVRELPGGAQPNFNFIRNILHNINPHNINPHNIIEDELSAMGPYGNHPVPDFDRFLPCNSIFADFESISYYHPVPPRFFSDLTKRDMQIIIRILYVRFERNLPGDDQIMMALLLLWHDAVVVHTRRELTDNQLMSLRRRIQRHFLNALSTVPFATQRTIRPILDQLFNRLRGFFDRVERMGVLLPNVNLVASFLAVLNAFFQPVVRSLLRHEMRRAEDCVAMTRLLYEIGLLLINLCYRGLEDFIKICKAFVIEILSDTSETFCDLAFSIFHNIRHAVARSLLNDTHLPSNYVRYHLYAPPDSSPYNSERDDGGEMYATMRRPRRRRQRRFTHLPRVPGMDEDEDDSPPVERQVFSQESNLVGMESITSSDEMLVPTPAPENVREVATEVLEGPMDNDLSDFYLDGTAQSEPNSESSDDTENSDEGSDTGSVEFFRRIADLDRC comes from the exons ATCACCGTTGAACAACTCAAAATGTTAGTTGAGGAAAAGGTGGGGCTTAGGTATGATACACTACGATTCATATACTGTGGAAGAGTTCTTCATGATGAAAACCTGTTAGCTGACTATA ATGTTGACGACAAAGTAATTCACATGGTTACAACATTGCCTCCTGATGAGCGAAACAGAAACCCAGATGCTCCTGGGGGGGTACCTTCGACATCATCATCACAGTCTAGTCCGAATAGTCCAGGACCAAGTTCG gaGAATTCTTCAAATACATTGTATCCTGAAAGGTTGTTACAGCAATCACCAACAGCTGCACGCCTTAAAACACTCCGCAAACTCATCAAAACTATGCGGACTATTTTTGGATGTTTACAACCACATTTTCCAACA gTGGCACATGTTAATGACAGTTCATCAGATGAATTTGATAATATTGAAGATGATGGATTCCTTCAGGGCCTTGGAACTGACGATGATGACAACAACCCAGAAGATCCAAATGAG GTACAAGATGGTAACGTCGAAACTGTGAGGCAAAG GCCAGAGGAATTTGCCCGATTGGTCGGATTCCTACACGAAATAGAGACAGCCTTTATTCCTATGAGGAAATTCTATCTCCGTTGGATACGGTCAGATGACAGCCAG ttGACAGAAGCAAACATAGAACCGCGGCAACGTATTATCGATCTCATCCGCACTGTGTATCATCACATGGCGCATGCATTTCACATCGTTAGTGACATAAACCTACTATCAACCCCAACACAGACAAGACTTACGTCTACGCTGCAAGTCAGTGCTATGCAG gaATTTTCCCGAGAAATGGAACAAGAAGATGACTTTGAACAGCATATGGCGGGTGACCCATATACCTTTGAATTTGAGGTGGATTCAGCAGAAATGCCCATTGGATTTCATCACATGGAACAGAGCCTGCTCATCACTCAGGTCCCACTTAACAATG ATATCCCTAACATACCTCAACCTGAAGAAATGGATATAATAGTGAATATTGGAGAAATTCCACTACCACTGGGTGCAGACAATCCTCCTCCTAACTCGGGCCCCATCCTTAATAACGAAGTTAATCAAGGCCGCG TACTGGTCAGAGAATTACCTGGCGGAGCTCAAcccaattttaatttcatacgGAACATCTTACATAACATCAATCCACATAACATCAATCCACATAACATTATAGAAG ATGAATTGAGTGCAATGGGCCCCTATGGAAACCATCCTGTTCCTGATTTTGACAGATTCTTGCCATGCAACAGCATTTTTGCTGATTTTGAGAGCATTTCAta CTATCACCCAGTGCCTCCACGCTTCTTCTCCGATCTCACGAAGAGAGATATGCAG ATTATCATTCGAATTTTGTACGTTCGTTTCGAAAGAAACTTACCTGGTGATGATCAAATAATGATGGCTCTGCTTCTACTATGG CATGATGCGGTGGTGGTACACACGCGTCGGGAGCTAACCGACAATCAGTTGATGTCACTGCGGCGCCGTATTCAGCGTCACTTTTTGAACGCTTTATCCACAGTTCCATTTGCTACCCAACGAACTATTCGTCCAATACTTGATCAACTCTTTAACAGACTCAGAGGCTTCTTCGACCGCGTA GAACGTATGGGTGTCTTGCTTCCAAATGTTAATCTAGTTGCCTCGTTCCTCGCGGTACTGAACGCGTTCTTCCAGCCGGTTGTTCGTTCTTTGTTAAGGCACGAAATGCGGCGTGCAGAAGATTGCGTCGCAATGACCCGACTGCTGTACGAGATTGGCCTTCTACTAATCAATTTATGTTATCGAGGTTTGGAAGACTTCATCAAAATATGTAAAGCGTTTGTG ATCGAGATTTTATCAGATACTAGTGAGACATTTTGTGATCTCGCATTCTccatatttcataatattaggCATGCCGTGGCCAGGAGTTTGCTTAACGATACCCATTtgccatcgaactatgtgcggTATCATCTGTATGCG cccCCAGACTCTTCGCCATACAATTCCGAGCGCGATGATGGAGGTGAAATGTATGCTACAATGCGAAGGCCACGACGCCGCCGACAaag AAGATTTACACATCTGCCAAGGGTACCTGGAATGGATGAAGATGAAGATGATTCGCCCCCAGTGGAAAG GCAAGTCTTCTCGCAGGAGTCAAATCTTGTGGGTATGGAATCAATTACGTCATCAGATGAAATGCTC GTCCCAACGCCGGCGCCGGAGAATGTCCGTGAAGTTGCAACTGAGGTTTTAGAGGGGCCAATGGACAATGATTTGagtgatttttatttagatGGTACTGCACAGTCTGAACCAAACTCAGAATCGTCCGATGATACTG AAAACTCGGACGAAGGAAGTGATACAGGGTCTGTTGAGTTTTTTCGACGAATTGCAGACCTAGACAGATGCTAG